A part of Arachis hypogaea cultivar Tifrunner chromosome 12, arahy.Tifrunner.gnm2.J5K5, whole genome shotgun sequence genomic DNA contains:
- the LOC112729963 gene encoding uncharacterized protein — translation MGQDHGRLDSKVIVQHIFSMVKADPTISIRVLQGGVVNHFCCKASYRMVWLAKQRVIARIYGDWEESYNELPRWLFAMQMYFSGTWVQLVTQPWPGSTDIVIFHRVFWTFSLC, via the exons ATGGGACAAGACCACGGTAGGTTGGATTCGAAGGTGATTGTGCAACACATTTTTTCGATGGTCAAAGCCGATCCAACAATCAGCATCAGGGTTCTCCAAGGAGGTGTGGTGAATCACTTTTGTTGCAAGGCGTCCTATAGAATGGTTTGGCTTGCAAAACAGAGAGTCATTGCTAGAATATATGgcgattgggaggagtcatacaacGAGCTTCCTCGTTGGTTGTTTGCTATGCAGATGTACTTTTCTG GTACTTGGGTGCAACTGGTGACTCAGCCTTGGCCTGGTTCCACCGACATTGTCATATTTCATCGAGTATTTTGGACGTTTTCACTGTGTTGA